Within Amedibacterium intestinale, the genomic segment GTAAAAATTTATCATGACTATGAAAAGCTATTGGAAGATCCAAATGTTGAGGCTGTTTATATTGCACTTCCACATTTTGATCATAAGGAATGGATTATAAAGGCACTTCAACATCATAAAGCTGTACTGGCAGAAAAACCTATCGCATTGAGTAGTAAAGACATAGAAGATATCATAGAAGCTGTAAAACAATATGATGGCTATTGCATGGAAGCCTTGAAGACAAAACTTAATATTGGATATCAGTCACTAAAACAAGATATCAAATGCTTAGGAAAAGTGCATTCTATAAATGCAAATTTTTGTTCTGACAATCAAGATATTGATAAGCATTCCTATTTGTTTGATAAAAAGCAAGGAGGAGCTCTTAATGATATAGGAACTTATGTATTAGGGTTTCTTCTTGATTTGGCAAATAGTCCTATTAAGAAAGTTGAGTCAAACATCCAGATTGAAAATGGAATTGAAATGAATTTTTTTACGAAACTTTCTTTTGATAATGGAATTATCGCAACAGGTGAAGGGGCAATCGATAAGGAAAAAGAAAGATATGCGCTTATTAAAGGGGAAAAAGGGGAAATTTATATTCCAATGTATAATCGTATCTGTGAATATACAATTCGTTTAGAAAAGGAAACGATTGAAAGAAAGTATCCCTTTCATGGAGATGATATGACATTAGAAATTCAAACATTTATTGATGATGTAAAACAGCATTTGCATGAAAATGTGTATCACAGTTTACAAGATGCCAAATACATTCAAGAAGTAATTGAAATGATAAGAAAACATGCAGCATAAGAAGAATGATGTTTTTTCTTATGCATTTTTTTAGGATTATGTTATACTAAAATCCTAAATGAGGTGTTATATGAAAACATATGTGAATTTACTGGAAGGGAAAATATTACCTGCTTTGAGTGCATTGGCTCTGCCTATTATGGCAACCAGTTTCATTCAGATGGCATATAATCTTACAGATATGATATGGATTGGACGTATTGGGGCAAATGCGGTTGCTTCTGTAGGGGCTGCCGGTATGTTTATGTGGTTGTCAAATGGTTTGGCTACATTAGCAAAAATGGGTGGACAAATTAAAGTAGGGCAATCTTTGGGGGCACAAAAACATAAGGATGCTTCCATGTATGCACAAAGTGCGATTCAAATGGGAATCGCTTTCGCAATTATTTTTTCTTTTTTATCGATTGTCTTTTCTCATCAAATGATAGCTTTTTTTCATTTAAATAGTGCAAAAGTAATTGAGGATGCCCGTATTTATTTGATGATTACCTGCGGGCTTGTTATATTTTCTTTTATGAATCAGATTCTTACAGGAATCATGACAGCTATGGGAAATAGCCGTATTTCCTTTCAGGTTACTGCTATTGGTTTGGTGTTAAATATTGTTTTAGATCCTTTGTTTATTTTTGGATTTGGTTTTATTCCACCTATGGGTGTAAGCGGTGCTGCAATCGCAACAGTATTTGCACAGTTTATGGTATTTATATTGTTTCTTTTTTCTATTCGAAAAGATACACTTGTTTTTCATGAGGTACATGTATTCTCCAATTTTCATACGAAACAGGGAAAAGAAATCTTTATGATTGGACTTCCTACAGCTTTGCAAAGTATGCTGTTTTCCAGTATCTCTATGTTTATCGCAAGAATGATTGCCGGATGGGGAGATGGAGCTGTTGCGGTACAAAAAATTGGTTCGCAAATAGAATCTATTTCCTGGATGAGTGCAGAAGGATATGCAGCTGCTTTAAACAGTTTTGTGGCACAAAATTATGGTGCAGGGAAGTCTGAACGTATTAAACAAGGCTTTCATGTATCGGTAGGTGTTATGCTTGGCTGGGGTGTTTTTACAACGTGTCTGTTATTTTTCTTCCCGCAAGCTATTTTCCATATCTTTTTAAATGATGAACAGGTATTGCCATTAGGGGTGGATTATCTTCGTATACTTGCGATATCACAGGCATTTATGTGTCTGGAATATGCAGCGGCAGGTTGTTTTAATGGATTAGGAAAAACACTTCCTCCCTCTTTTGTAAGTGTTACATTAACCGCAATACGTATTCCATTGGCATATGTATTCAGCCAGTTTATTGGACTAAATGGAATCTGGTGGGCTATTACAGTGAGTTCAATTTTGAAAGGAATTGTTTTGTTTTTATGGTTTGTCATAAAGGCAAAAAATCCAGCATATTTAAAAAAACCAGTTGAGGCATAGCTGGTTTTTTATATTAAATGTATAAAGTTTATCAGGGTGTGAATACTAGTGATGTCAGGAGGAATTGATAATGAAAACTAGTAAACAAATGCTTGCGGCTGTTTTCCTTAGTTTAACATTTTTAGGTGGCTGCAGTATGAATGACAAAGGGACGACAGGAAATGATATGTCCAATTCAAATGTAGGAAAAGATATTCGTAATGCAGTAGAAGATAGTGGGCAAGCTGTACAGGATTCCATTGATAATGTGATGGATTTCTTCACACAGAAAAATATTAAATATGAAAATATGCAGACACTTGACAATATGGAGTTTGCGGCTCATGAAGGTCGTTCCTTTACCATCGATGGAAAAAATGCATATTTATATCGTGTAAAAGAAGACGATGAAAATATGAAAAAAATCATGGAACAAGCTAGAAATAATGGAAAAGTAAAAGTTAGTATTACAGGAAAAGAAATGGAATACAATGCAAGAGTAAATGGAAATTACTTATTCTTATATGATCCATCTGCGAAAATTGATGAAGCATTGAATGCTTTTGATGCTTATCGTTATGATGCTACCAATAACATGAGTGGAAACAATAATAACGATAATATGACAAATGATACGAATGGAAATACAGATTCTTCCATGGGTAATCGTTAGTTTTTGCCAGAGAGTATGTTTATCTCTGGCTTTTTCTATACAAAAATTAAAAAAAGATGTAAAATATTTATATTCTTACATA encodes:
- a CDS encoding Gfo/Idh/MocA family protein, encoding MKFGILGFGNIARKFVKSITYSDGVVYAIASKSIQDHDSYVQKHPSVKIYHDYEKLLEDPNVEAVYIALPHFDHKEWIIKALQHHKAVLAEKPIALSSKDIEDIIEAVKQYDGYCMEALKTKLNIGYQSLKQDIKCLGKVHSINANFCSDNQDIDKHSYLFDKKQGGALNDIGTYVLGFLLDLANSPIKKVESNIQIENGIEMNFFTKLSFDNGIIATGEGAIDKEKERYALIKGEKGEIYIPMYNRICEYTIRLEKETIERKYPFHGDDMTLEIQTFIDDVKQHLHENVYHSLQDAKYIQEVIEMIRKHAA
- a CDS encoding MATE family efflux transporter, translated to MKTYVNLLEGKILPALSALALPIMATSFIQMAYNLTDMIWIGRIGANAVASVGAAGMFMWLSNGLATLAKMGGQIKVGQSLGAQKHKDASMYAQSAIQMGIAFAIIFSFLSIVFSHQMIAFFHLNSAKVIEDARIYLMITCGLVIFSFMNQILTGIMTAMGNSRISFQVTAIGLVLNIVLDPLFIFGFGFIPPMGVSGAAIATVFAQFMVFILFLFSIRKDTLVFHEVHVFSNFHTKQGKEIFMIGLPTALQSMLFSSISMFIARMIAGWGDGAVAVQKIGSQIESISWMSAEGYAAALNSFVAQNYGAGKSERIKQGFHVSVGVMLGWGVFTTCLLFFFPQAIFHIFLNDEQVLPLGVDYLRILAISQAFMCLEYAAAGCFNGLGKTLPPSFVSVTLTAIRIPLAYVFSQFIGLNGIWWAITVSSILKGIVLFLWFVIKAKNPAYLKKPVEA